The Oncorhynchus gorbuscha isolate QuinsamMale2020 ecotype Even-year unplaced genomic scaffold, OgorEven_v1.0 Un_scaffold_676, whole genome shotgun sequence sequence GGTTTTGCCCGACCACTCCCTCCCTCGCCTGTCAGTCAAACTAAACTTCAGCTTCCCATTGTAGCTCTATTCAACAACAAGGGCTACACAGAAACAGCTCTACTTCTTGCACCACGTTTCTCCTCTCCTTCGGTCACGTCCTTATAAGGCCAACGGGGGGAGGGGCAGTCTGTTAATCCACAGATCCTAATGTATTGACATCTCGTTCAGACTGTGTTCACTGGGTAAACTCCGGTTGATATTGGACAGACTGGCCATGAGAGATTTCACCTTGTGTGCATAGTAGTTCCTCAGATTGACAGAGGGAAGGTTTTCTTTGATCTCCTGGTCGAAGTCACAGCTGCGCATAGCGATCTCTAACTGTTTCTGTCTCTTGTAGAAGAGGGAGAACTTGTTGAATATGAGTGTGATGGGAAGCACAACCACCAGGATGCCTGCCAGGATACAGGCCGAGGCCGTCATCTTGCCGGCTATAGACACCGGGACCACGTCTCCGTACCCCACCGTGGTCATGCTCACCGTGGCCCACCACCAGCATGCCGGGACGGTAGAGAAGTCCTCGCTGTCCTTCTCCACGGTGTAGGCCATGACAGAGAAGAAAGACACGCCCACCGCCAGGTAGAGCAGTAGCAACCCCACCTCCTTGTAGCTGTTTCTGAGCGTGGCGCCCAGAGAGCGCAGCCCCGTGGAGTGACGCGCCAGCTTCAGGATACGGAAGATCCTCATCAGCCGTAGCACCTGTGCCACGCGCCCCAGATTGGCCAGCGCCGGGCTGCTCTCGGCCACCAGGTCGATGCCGAGCGTCAGGTAGAATGGTAATATCGACACGAGGTCTATGAGGTTCAACGGATGCTTGAAGAAATGGATCAGATCTGGGGCGACTGTGAACCGGGCCACCAGCTCCAAGGTGAACCAGCCGATACCAAAGTGTTCCACCGTTTCAAACCTGGGGTCCTCGTGAGGCGTCCCCTCCCTGTCCACCAGGGTGAACTCAGCCATGCTGTTCATGCACATGGCGGTTATGGAACCCAACACGACCAGGATAGAGAGGATACTGATGACTCGGCTGGCGACGGAGTAACCCGGGTTATCCAGGATCAACCAGATCCGCCTCCGGACGCTCCCCAACGGCTGCTTATCGAACTTAGTGGCGTCGTTATAGAACTCTAGAATCTCGTCGAACGATGACGTGGTGCTGCCCTTGTCGCTCCGGCAGTCGTCCCAGTCCTCCCCGCGGTTGGGATCCATCTTTCGGCAGTGGTAGGCGCCGCTGCAACACGAGTCGATGAAGAATTCATTGATGCCCCAGTACTCGATCTCCTGGCTGAAGGAGAAGATGCACAACTCCGCCATGACGTGGAGCTTCCCGGTGTTGTAGAAATTCAACACGTAAGGGAAGAGAGCCGGGTTCCTATCGAAATAAAACTCCTTTTCCGTGTCGTCGTAGTCGTCGCAGAGTTCCAGTATCGACTCTTTTGATTGGCACTGTAGCAGCCGAGCCAGACGGGTCTCCGGGAAGCGAGACAGAGTGTTGGAAAACAGCCTCTTCTTGAACCCTCCCACATTGATGCGCACGGTGTGATCTTCATAGGCTGCTGCTGTAAGCTCCTCCAGGCTCTGACCCGTCATGTCTGGCGAGGGGTGAAGGGACTGGGGAGTGGAGAagtacctgcacacacacacacacacacacacacacacacacacacacacacacacacacacacacacacacacacacacacacacacacacacacacacacagagagaagagaagagaagagaagagaagagaagagaagagaagagaagagaagagaagagaagagaagagaagagagagagaaagagagagagaaagagagagagagagagagagagagagagagagagagagcagtttgAATCCTCTCATTTctaagagagaggaaacatggaCAATAACTGGTTCCTCCTTAATCTATTCCCTTCAGGAACCAGAACAGAACAAATACAGGAATAAATGGGGGTTGCTTTATCACATTACACAACAGGTAAATTATACAGTGTCTCTGAATGAGATCACACACTCTGGTCGTTTAGTAACGTGTTGCGTCTTTCACATTACAACATCACGTTGGATTTCCCTCGAAATCTCACGCCGCGCTTGTGCGCACTTGCTACAATAAAGAAAAATAACCCGAGTAAAACAGTTGTGTTATTTTTACatatttgatttttttaaatcTTGGCTAGGCTACCTCTATGCATTAAATAATACACCAATCAATGCGTGTAATACTGTTGTATTATAACGGTACAATATACTACAAAAACATCACATATTCCTTACTTTATTCAACGCCCTTTTCCCGAGTCTCCTACACAACGCGTCTGCATATCAGCTCCTACGAGGGCATTGTGTTTCACGGAGCTGCTGAGCAACTTGGATAGACGTAGATAGATGTCTCCTCTGTGCCTCCTCCAGCTAGCGTGGAAGACTGAACcaatgctctgtctgtctgtctgtctgtctgtctgtctgtctgtctgtctgtctgtctgtctgtctgtctgtctgtctgtctgtctgtctgtctgtctttcggtCATGCGTTACTGCCCAGGTTAGATAGAGGGGTTTCAACGGAGCCGTCAGCGCGGAACAAggttgtctctctcttctccagacatAAAAACGTGTCCGCTCCACAGACAGACTCCCCCATAGACTATTTACATCGTTAAATCATGAGCGCTCGCGCCATACGTCTTCATCTCCCGTTGTAACTAACACGCTCCAGATGCTTCCGTTTCCGTAGTGAGGGAATTCCTCGGATGAATCTCCATTGTGACGTCTAGTAGCGGTTCGACCTCAGCTCTGTTGCGGTGCAGTAGCAACCACTTTCTGTAAACTACCGTTCCGCCCTCGCCTTCCCGAGCGAATTCAACACCTACCTCCCTCTTCTCGGAGAAAGGTGCAGAAAGGACCGACTCCTTTACTCTGCTCTCCGCGAGGGAGGAGAAGTCACGAATCATTAAAAGCGTGTGCGCCCGAGCGTTATACAGAGGCCGTCATCTTCAAAATGAGGTAACCGTTCTCCGTTAACGGGCAGAGAGCTCTCCGGCTGAGCCTTTAGTGAAGACGGATGAGACGTGTAAAGGTTAGGATTGATTCGTGAGGCAGAAAACGTGGGTTTGTTTTTAACTAATCCGTTGTCAAAACAATTGAATGATTAGATATCATGTACTCTGACTGGTTAGAATTTCAGTGTGTCTGAATGATGGATTACTGTTATACGCAGGAATAGGATTATATGAAATCAAAACtacagtttaatatatatatatataatctccaTGGAGAAATGGTTTCTGGGTAAGTGGATGGATCACTTCCAGACGGTGGGGTTAGGATCTACATCCTGAGAGAGAAAATATCCATGGAGGAATGGTTTCTGGGTAAGTGGATGGATCACGTCCAGACGGTGGGGTTATGATCTACGTCCTGAGAGAGAAAACATCCAGTGACTTCCCTCTGGCTCCTCGGAGACATGACGGGTTATCTTGTGCACCAATGGGGACAGGGGATTTAAAAGTCCCATGTcacaccaagcatacttcaacCAGCACATCCATATGAACAGTCACAGACCCTTCTAGCTTCACCCAGCACATCCGTATGAACAGTCACAGACCCTTCTAGCTTCACCCAGCACATCCATATGAACAGTCACAGACCCTTCTAGCTTCACCCAGCACATCCATATGAACAGTCACAGACCCTTCTAGCTTCACCCAGCACATCCATATGAACAGTCACAGACCCTTCTAGCTTCACCCAGCACATCCATATGAACAGTCACAGACCCTTCTAGCTTCACCCAGCACATCCATATGAACAGTCACAGACCCTTCTAGCTTCACCCAGCACATCCATATGAACAGTCACAGACCCTTCTAGCTTCACCCAGCACATCCATATGAACAGTCACAGACCCTTCTAGCTTCACCCAGCACATCCATATGAACAGTCACAGACCCTTCTAGCTTCACCCAGCACATCCATATGAACAGTCACAGACCCTTCTAGCTTCACCCAGCACATCCATATGAACAGTCACAGACCCTTCTAGCTTCACCCAGCACATCCATATGAACAGTCACAGACCCTTCTAGCTTCACCCAGCACATCCATATGAACAGTCACAGACCCTTCTAGCTTCACCCAGCACATCCATATGAACAGTCACAGACCCTTCTAGCTTCACCCAGCACATCCATATGAACAGTCACAGACCCTTCTAGCTTCACCCAGCACATCCATATGAACAGTCACAGACCCTTCTAGCTTCACCCAGCACATCCATATGAACAGTCACAGACCCTTCTAGCTTCACCCAGCACATCCATATGAACAGTCACAGACCCTTCTAGCTTCACCCAGCACATCCGTATGAACAGTCACAGACCCTTCTAGCTTCACCCAGCACATCCATATGAACAGTCACAGACCCTTCTAGCTTCACCCAGCACATCCATATGAACAGTCACAGACCCTTCTAGCTTCACCCAACACATCCATATGAACAGTCACAGACCCTTCTAGCTTCACCCAGCACATCCATATGAACAGTCACAGACCCTTCTAGCTTCACCCAGCACATCCATATGAACAGTCACAGACCCTTCCCTTCATTCCATATGAACAGTCACAGACCCTTCTAGCTTCAAACATCCATAAAACAGTCAATGTCCAAAACATCACAGTGCACATTTGTGTCACAGACCATTGAGTTCACCCAAATATGTCAGTCACAGACCCTTCTAGCCCAGAGACACCCTTCTATCTCAGTCACAGACCCTTCTAGCTTCACCCAGCCTCTTTTCTAGTCTCAGTCTTGTCTTGAACTCACAGTCCCTTCCTCCTtcaccctcatctcctctccacagACCCTTCCTCTCCCCAGCTCCGTCTGCGCAACAGTCCTCCTCCTTCACCCTCCACATCCTTATGAACAGTCTCTAGCTTCACCCAGCACATCCTGTCCAGACCCTTCTCCCCTCCATATGAACAGTCCagaccctctcttcccccctgtcctcccttctagctcctctcctgtccttcaccCCTCCTAGTCACCCAGCACATCCCTGtcactctcccctcctgtcctagctccctcccctcctgtcctctacccccagcacatcctgtcctccctgtctctcccccctcctgtcctctccctccatatGAACAGTCCTGTCCTTCCCCCCTCCATATCAGTCCCAGACCCTTCTAGCCTCTCACCCCCATCTCCTGTCCTCagaccctcctctcctgtcctctcccccctagcttctcctgtcctctaccctcctctcctgcaCATCCTctagtccccctctcctccatcctctagTCACAGACCCTCTAGATTCTCCATATGAACAGTCACAGaccttcctgtcctctccctcctatgAACAGTCCTGTCCATAAACCCAAAACTTGTGCCTTTGTCCCATTGTCTTAGCCCATCTCTTACTCctagtcctctcccctcctgtcccctcctctcctctcccctcctgtcctctcccctcctctcctgtcctgtcctctcctccctctcccctcctgtcccctcctctctcccctcctctcctcctctcctcctcccctcctgtcctctcctctccccctcctcctcccctcctgtcctctaccctcctctcctgtcctctcccctcctgtcctctcccctcctgtcctctcctgtcctctcccctcctctcctgtcctctcccctccctgtcctctccccctgtcctctccctgtcctctccctcctctcctgtcctctcccctcctctcctgtcctctcccctcctgtcctctcccctctctccctgtcctctccctcctctcctgtcctctcccctccctcctgtcctctcccctcctgtcccctcctctcccctcctgtcctctaccctcctctcctgtcctctcccctcctgtcctctcccctcctctcctgtcctctcccctcctgtcccctccctcccctcctgtcctctccctcctctcctgtcctctcccctcctgtcctctcctcctgtcctctcccctcctgtcccctcctgtcctcctctccctcctctcctgtcctctcccctcctgtcccctcctctcccctcctgtcctctaccctcctgtcccctcctctcccctcctgtcctctaccctcctgtcctctcccctcctgtcctctcccctcctctcttgtcctcttccctcccctggtctgccagtagtgccctatatatagggaatagggccctgg is a genomic window containing:
- the LOC124019078 gene encoding potassium voltage-gated channel subfamily S member 2-like; the protein is MTGQSLEELTAAAYEDHTVRINVGGFKKRLFSNTLSRFPETRLARLLQCQSKESILELCDDYDDTEKEFYFDRNPALFPYVLNFYNTGKLHVMAELCIFSFSQEIEYWGINEFFIDSCCSGAYHCRKMDPNRGEDWDDCRSDKGSTTSSFDEILEFYNDATKFDKQPLGSVRRRIWLILDNPGYSVASRVISILSILVVLGSITAMCMNSMAEFTLVDREGTPHEDPRFETVEHFGIGWFTLELVARFTVAPDLIHFFKHPLNLIDLVSILPFYLTLGIDLVAESSPALANLGRVAQVLRLMRIFRILKLARHSTGLRSLGATLRNSYKEVGLLLLYLAVGVSFFSVMAYTVEKDSEDFSTVPACWWWATVSMTTVGYGDVVPVSIAGKMTASACILAGILVVVLPITLIFNKFSLFYKRQKQLEIAMRSCDFDQEIKENLPSVNLRNYYAHKVKSLMASLSNINRSLPSEHSLNEMSIH